A window of Fodinibius salinus contains these coding sequences:
- a CDS encoding DUF6588 family protein, with protein sequence MKKLFQTFIVLLVLGFSANTAKAQLGDVSQILQSGINDANILVEEYLKPFGNGSGAGLNTGWTNTAKTHSKFGFDITLSSGLAVVPGADKTFDVTQIGLQELELQNAGANPIAQTISGSDASGPTLASFDDVDSDGIQEELFNFDLPGGTGFGYVPAPELKAGLGLIKDTEIMLRYIPEFEVQDYGSFKQFGFGVKHGLNQWLPGGNRIPVDLSIMVGYTKQNVFSGFRITGEDVVGGRNNVKNPYTPQSSTWDGQKVDVDTKAFTANALVGKTLPFISVYGGIGLESSTVSISTPGSYPTVGANPNFQPSNPTAAEPLRVETLDEPIDIELDGSNSFHALAGFRIKLSVIHISGSYKLADYSTFNLGAGISFR encoded by the coding sequence ATGAAGAAATTATTTCAAACATTTATTGTTCTTCTTGTTTTAGGTTTTTCAGCTAATACTGCCAAAGCACAACTCGGAGATGTTAGCCAAATTTTACAGTCGGGAATAAACGATGCCAATATTCTGGTCGAAGAATATCTAAAGCCTTTTGGAAATGGCTCTGGAGCCGGACTTAATACCGGTTGGACCAATACCGCAAAAACGCACAGTAAATTTGGTTTTGATATCACCCTGTCTTCGGGACTTGCCGTTGTGCCAGGCGCCGATAAAACTTTTGATGTAACTCAAATTGGACTACAGGAACTAGAACTGCAAAATGCAGGAGCGAATCCTATAGCTCAAACTATTAGTGGTAGTGACGCCTCAGGACCTACATTAGCTTCTTTTGACGATGTTGACAGTGATGGTATTCAAGAGGAACTCTTTAATTTTGACCTTCCCGGCGGTACTGGTTTTGGTTATGTACCGGCCCCTGAGTTAAAAGCAGGATTAGGATTAATCAAAGATACCGAAATTATGCTACGGTACATTCCCGAGTTTGAAGTACAGGATTACGGTAGCTTTAAACAGTTTGGTTTCGGCGTAAAACACGGTCTGAATCAATGGTTACCCGGAGGAAACCGTATTCCTGTAGATCTTTCAATTATGGTGGGCTATACCAAGCAGAATGTCTTTTCCGGTTTTAGAATAACAGGTGAGGATGTCGTTGGAGGGCGAAATAATGTCAAAAATCCATATACCCCTCAATCATCAACCTGGGATGGCCAAAAAGTTGACGTTGATACGAAAGCTTTTACTGCGAACGCTCTCGTTGGAAAGACACTACCTTTTATTTCAGTGTATGGCGGAATTGGCCTTGAGTCTTCAACTGTGTCAATTTCTACCCCGGGAAGCTATCCCACTGTCGGTGCAAATCCGAACTTTCAGCCATCAAATCCCACTGCAGCAGAGCCACTCAGAGTTGAAACCTTAGACGAACCCATTGATATAGAACTTGACGGCAGCAACAGTTTTCATGCCCTAGCCGGCTTTCGAATTAAACTTTCTGTTATTCATATATCAGGCTCTTATAAATTGGCCGATTATTCAACCTTTAACCTTGGTGCAGGAATCAGCTTTCGATAA
- the rsgA gene encoding ribosome small subunit-dependent GTPase A has product MAHRGQVVESTGSWYEVSYDEQESTANIQCRLPGRFRLDNSALTNPIAVGDFVHFTINDDGSGSIKEIEDRQNYLIRKATHHQQGNQILAANIDQAYVVQSIKKPNIKQQFIDRFLVTCEAYQVNGRIVFNKMDLCEDSRHQVHYLTDLYQSIGYEVLQTSIYDEDSIESLKNDLHQKTSVMVGLSGVGKTSLLNHINPNINRKVRDISSYNEKGKHTTTFAKLLPLVNDGYLVDTPGIREFGLVNFDPWELSLFFPEMLEPRKQCKFNNCTHSHEPGCGVVQAFENGDIDASRYQSYLHMLESLEDD; this is encoded by the coding sequence TTGGCACATCGTGGACAAGTTGTAGAGTCAACCGGTAGCTGGTATGAAGTTTCTTATGATGAGCAGGAAAGTACAGCAAACATACAGTGTAGGCTCCCCGGTCGATTTCGCCTTGATAACAGTGCCCTAACCAACCCCATTGCGGTGGGTGACTTTGTACATTTTACGATTAATGATGACGGATCGGGAAGTATCAAGGAGATTGAAGATCGCCAAAACTATCTCATACGTAAAGCAACGCACCACCAGCAAGGGAACCAAATATTAGCAGCCAATATTGATCAGGCCTATGTTGTCCAATCCATCAAAAAGCCAAATATAAAGCAGCAGTTTATTGACCGCTTTCTGGTAACCTGTGAAGCCTATCAAGTGAACGGTCGCATTGTCTTTAATAAAATGGATCTGTGTGAAGATTCTCGTCACCAAGTACATTATCTTACCGACCTGTACCAATCAATTGGCTATGAGGTATTGCAAACAAGTATCTATGATGAGGATTCTATTGAATCCCTAAAAAACGATTTGCACCAAAAAACATCTGTCATGGTAGGTCTTTCGGGCGTGGGGAAAACAAGCTTACTGAATCATATTAACCCCAATATAAATCGCAAAGTTCGTGACATATCATCCTACAATGAAAAGGGTAAACATACTACCACTTTTGCCAAGCTATTGCCGCTGGTCAATGACGGTTACCTGGTTGACACGCCCGGCATTCGAGAATTCGGGCTCGTAAATTTTGATCCTTGGGAACTCTCCCTTTTCTTTCCGGAAATGCTTGAGCCCCGCAAGCAGTGCAAATTTAATAACTGTACGCACAGCCATGAACCTGGCTGTGGCGTTGTTCAGGCTTTTGAAAATGGCGATATTGATGCCAGCCGTTATCAATCCTATTTGCACATGCTTGAATCATTGGAAGATGATTAA
- the lon gene encoding endopeptidase La, producing the protein MDNIFNNIADFEDLEDQFDDFEQAIPLMSEEEEKALTDAEIPDELPILPLKNTVLFPGVVVPITVGRDRSLELVKEAYESDKTIGVVSQKDEENEDPDPQDLYKVGTVAEILKLIKMPDGSRSVVIQGKTTFEVEEFLQKDPYFKAQVKPYKQEIDVEGVELDASIRSVKETATKIVNLSPNIPSEASVAINNISSPNFLLNFISSNLNVSIEDKQEVLEIQSFSERIERVMEFLNKELQVLNLSEEIRTKVKSDIDEQQRDFYLRQQMKAIQEALGEEGQHQEVEQLRKQLKEKNLPEEAQETAEKQLTRLERTPNSSPNYGVIHNYIEWILDLPWDTYSDDNLDLENAQEVLDEDHYGLKKVKERIIEYLAVLKLKNDMKAPILCFYGPPGVGKTSLGKSIARALNRKFERFSLGGIHDEAEIRGHRRTYIGALPGRILRGMKKAETSNPVMMLDEIDKVGSDYRGDPTSALLEVLDPEQNDSFADNYLELEYDLSKVLFIATANSLDTIPAPLRDRMEIINISGYTLQEKAKIADEHLMPKQIEENGLNEDQISISEDAISKIIDQYTRESGVRSLEREIGSVCRGIAAKIAKGEDEPHSVEADDLQDYLGKRKYFSEVAERTKVPGVATGLAWTPYGGDILFIEASVSKGTGKIHITGQLGDVMKESAMLAMSYLKAHSEELNIPEEAFNYWDLHIHVPKGAVPKDGPSAGISIFSAVSSIFTQRKVKGTLAMTGEITLRGLVLPVGGIKEKVLAAKRSGIEKVLLPKKNEKDVAEIEDDVLGDLEVQYLERMDPLLDIVLEDEPVKDPAKRFEVSEMYKQKNGKPSQDATKETVVME; encoded by the coding sequence ATGGATAACATCTTCAACAATATTGCCGATTTTGAAGACCTTGAAGATCAGTTTGATGACTTTGAGCAGGCTATTCCTCTGATGTCCGAAGAAGAGGAAAAAGCATTAACAGATGCCGAAATACCGGATGAATTGCCTATTCTTCCCCTTAAAAATACTGTTCTTTTTCCGGGAGTAGTTGTTCCCATTACTGTTGGACGTGATCGTTCCCTCGAACTTGTTAAAGAAGCATACGAATCCGATAAAACGATTGGCGTGGTCAGCCAAAAGGATGAAGAGAACGAAGATCCCGATCCGCAAGACCTGTACAAGGTTGGAACGGTTGCAGAAATCTTAAAACTCATTAAGATGCCCGATGGCAGCCGGAGCGTTGTTATACAGGGTAAAACTACATTTGAAGTTGAAGAGTTTTTGCAAAAAGATCCTTATTTCAAAGCTCAAGTAAAACCCTATAAACAAGAAATAGATGTTGAGGGCGTAGAGCTTGACGCCTCCATCCGTTCGGTCAAAGAGACGGCAACCAAAATTGTCAACCTCTCTCCGAACATCCCCTCTGAAGCTTCGGTGGCAATCAACAATATCAGCAGTCCCAATTTTCTGCTGAACTTTATTTCTTCGAACCTGAATGTTTCTATCGAAGACAAACAGGAAGTTCTTGAGATTCAATCTTTTTCCGAACGCATTGAACGCGTGATGGAATTCCTGAACAAAGAATTACAAGTACTGAATCTGAGCGAAGAGATCCGTACGAAGGTCAAATCTGACATTGATGAACAACAGCGCGATTTTTACCTGCGCCAACAGATGAAGGCCATACAAGAAGCACTGGGAGAAGAAGGTCAACACCAGGAAGTTGAACAACTGCGAAAACAGCTGAAAGAAAAAAATCTGCCCGAAGAGGCACAAGAAACAGCTGAAAAGCAACTTACACGGCTTGAGCGTACACCCAACTCATCGCCTAATTACGGCGTTATCCACAATTATATCGAATGGATTTTAGACCTGCCGTGGGACACCTATTCGGACGATAACCTGGACTTGGAAAATGCCCAAGAGGTACTTGATGAGGACCATTATGGACTCAAAAAGGTAAAAGAACGTATCATTGAGTATCTGGCTGTGCTAAAGCTTAAAAATGATATGAAAGCCCCTATCCTTTGCTTCTACGGCCCTCCAGGCGTGGGAAAAACCTCACTCGGTAAATCTATTGCACGGGCACTAAATCGCAAATTTGAACGCTTTAGCTTGGGTGGCATTCACGATGAAGCTGAAATTCGTGGACACCGCAGAACCTATATCGGTGCCCTGCCGGGACGTATTTTGCGTGGAATGAAAAAAGCTGAAACTAGCAATCCGGTGATGATGCTTGACGAAATTGACAAGGTAGGCTCGGATTATCGTGGAGATCCCACCTCTGCCCTGCTCGAGGTACTTGATCCGGAGCAAAACGATAGTTTTGCCGATAACTACTTAGAGCTGGAATATGATCTGTCGAAAGTATTATTTATCGCCACGGCAAACTCACTGGATACTATTCCTGCTCCGCTGCGAGATCGTATGGAAATCATCAACATCAGCGGATATACACTACAGGAAAAAGCTAAAATTGCTGATGAGCACTTAATGCCAAAGCAAATCGAAGAAAATGGTCTTAATGAAGATCAAATCTCAATTTCCGAAGACGCCATAAGCAAAATAATTGACCAATATACGCGTGAATCCGGGGTACGATCACTCGAACGTGAAATTGGATCAGTCTGTCGTGGCATAGCTGCGAAAATTGCCAAAGGCGAAGATGAGCCCCACAGTGTTGAAGCTGATGACTTGCAGGATTACCTCGGCAAACGCAAGTACTTCTCAGAAGTCGCCGAACGTACCAAAGTACCGGGCGTAGCTACCGGCTTGGCATGGACACCCTATGGCGGCGATATCCTCTTTATTGAAGCAAGCGTATCCAAAGGTACGGGTAAAATTCATATTACAGGTCAGCTGGGCGATGTAATGAAAGAATCGGCTATGCTGGCAATGTCATACCTTAAGGCCCATTCTGAAGAGCTTAATATCCCTGAAGAAGCATTTAACTATTGGGATCTGCACATTCACGTACCCAAAGGCGCAGTGCCTAAAGACGGACCTTCTGCCGGGATTTCAATCTTCTCAGCCGTATCGTCAATCTTTACTCAGCGTAAAGTAAAAGGCACGCTGGCTATGACCGGCGAAATTACCCTCCGGGGACTCGTTCTTCCTGTTGGCGGTATCAAAGAAAAAGTACTGGCAGCCAAGCGTTCAGGTATCGAAAAGGTACTGCTTCCCAAGAAAAACGAAAAGGATGTAGCCGAAATCGAAGATGATGTGCTCGGAGATCTTGAGGTCCAATATCTTGAACGCATGGATCCTCTGCTGGATATTGTGCTTGAAGATGAACCGGTTAAAGATCCCGCTAAACGCTTCGAAGTTAGTGAGATGTACAAACAGAAGAATGGCAAACCGTCTCAGGACGCTACTAAAGAAACGGTTGTCATGGAATAA
- a CDS encoding DUF5723 family protein: MVLILGLVSLQAQPILGARNTSLGSGGTAYISDVEATFWNPANLAITDQSGRWHLQVGSIGILYEPVLSSGAAGRQFFNFTDSYFPPNPNTTGITSEQRQTILDQNYAGKDLLSQHQSRADILLGGAVWQGKDKAFSIAARARYGSRIEVGRGWYDQNFTTLENSSVRNFQLTQQRNHLYEFSVGYAQSFTFVNGWFSGVNELYIGISPKLVLAGPSLNFSYDAKYFKSGDNQNTLLTDQFTYSSTGKYSRSVDDYRSNPNARQAIQNNYDRNYSIDNTGYGMGVDFGLTYLIPLGKKLPSVGEDDGVINRSIRVSFSINDIGFVRYTDDPMQISTPRDSLIVTKQQSAARSMFIGADGQYINYFDSANKLPNPLLAAQKNNLDNYTALLPSSINTGILLELKRIKLMGDLTLGLRNTAFTSTKLALHLGLEARPHPNVPIRTGARLAAGIPTHLSMGTGIETQHWDFNVGAQILFRSKTFTTDFGGGAFAGIELHL; encoded by the coding sequence ATGGTGCTAATTCTGGGGTTGGTCTCACTGCAGGCACAACCTATTCTCGGAGCGCGAAACACCTCACTAGGCAGCGGCGGTACAGCCTATATCAGTGACGTTGAAGCTACCTTTTGGAATCCCGCAAACCTGGCTATAACTGATCAGTCCGGACGATGGCATCTGCAGGTAGGCAGCATTGGCATCCTGTATGAACCCGTACTTTCAAGCGGTGCAGCAGGCCGGCAGTTCTTTAATTTTACTGATTCTTATTTCCCTCCTAACCCTAATACTACTGGGATTACAAGTGAACAACGACAAACTATTTTAGATCAAAATTATGCCGGGAAAGACTTATTGTCGCAGCACCAAAGTCGGGCAGATATTCTGCTCGGCGGGGCCGTTTGGCAAGGTAAAGACAAGGCTTTTTCTATTGCTGCACGAGCACGGTATGGCTCTCGTATCGAAGTAGGACGCGGATGGTATGATCAGAACTTCACAACCTTAGAAAATAGTTCGGTACGGAATTTTCAACTGACCCAACAGCGCAATCATTTGTATGAATTTTCAGTAGGCTATGCCCAGAGCTTTACGTTTGTAAATGGTTGGTTTTCCGGTGTTAATGAACTCTATATCGGTATCTCACCGAAATTGGTGCTGGCCGGTCCTAGTTTGAATTTTTCGTATGATGCCAAGTATTTCAAATCAGGCGATAATCAAAATACGTTATTGACAGATCAGTTTACGTATAGCTCAACGGGTAAATATTCACGTTCTGTTGATGACTACCGATCGAACCCAAATGCCCGGCAAGCGATCCAAAATAACTACGACCGGAATTATAGTATTGACAATACCGGTTACGGCATGGGCGTCGATTTTGGACTTACCTACCTGATTCCATTGGGTAAAAAATTACCTTCTGTTGGTGAGGATGATGGAGTAATCAATCGATCAATACGAGTAAGCTTTTCAATTAATGATATTGGATTTGTACGCTACACTGATGATCCGATGCAAATTTCAACGCCGCGCGACTCGCTGATAGTTACCAAACAGCAATCAGCAGCCCGGTCAATGTTTATCGGGGCTGATGGGCAGTATATCAATTACTTCGATTCCGCTAACAAGCTTCCAAATCCCCTACTGGCAGCACAAAAAAACAATCTGGATAACTACACTGCCCTACTCCCCAGCTCTATTAATACTGGCATATTGCTCGAACTCAAACGGATAAAACTTATGGGAGACTTAACGCTCGGGCTTAGAAATACTGCTTTCACGAGTACAAAACTGGCACTTCATCTGGGGCTAGAAGCCCGTCCGCATCCGAATGTTCCTATCAGGACGGGAGCTCGCTTGGCTGCAGGAATCCCTACTCACCTTAGTATGGGAACGGGAATTGAAACACAACACTGGGATTTTAATGTGGGAGCACAAATCCTATTTCGCTCTAAAACCTTTACCACTGATTTTGGGGGTGGGGCTTTTGCCGGTATCGAACTTCATTTGTAA
- a CDS encoding ATP-dependent helicase has protein sequence MPQEPDFIHDLNKQQQRAVRHGEGPLLIVAGAGSGKTRVLTYRIAYLIQQQKATPNEILALTFTNKAATEMKERIGELIGDQARRLWMGTFHSVFSKILRYEAEKIGFNSDYSIYDTDDSKNAIKQILRENSYDPKEIKPRILQRRISDAKNELIHPGQYNEKFVHSTLDEITATIYDIYVQRLKHNNAMDFDDLLIKPIELFNKYDEVLAKYQDRFKYILIDEYQDTNHAQYTVTNMLAEKYKNLCVVGDDAQSIYSFRGADIRNILDFKNDYEDAVKIPLEQNYRSTKAILKAADSIIKKNDSQLDKTLWTDNDTGDMITVLDNYDERDEANRVADYIQKLKRRKGYDFGDFAILYRTNYQSRVFEETFRRKGITYQLVGGLSFYQRKEIKDVLAYLTLLINPHDDTNLRRIINEPSRGIGNKSMQGLMLRARETGQSLWEILKNVEEADIYTPAENSVKDFVAMINELKRDLANGKKLIDVTKKLLEKSGYMKSLVEENSPKSMTRRENILELENAISYFEKDNANATLSAFLQEISLITDTDKYDEDKPAVTMMTVHAAKGLEFPAVFVVGLEEELFPVGSRDNEEVNIEEERRLFYVAITRAQQDLFFSHCRSRYKYGEEQRKKRSRFLDEVSSDVVRTETGASIKQNDNAFSSSKNSNQNNNSGNHVEYDRQKPQYNKNNKSSGGTKIHYDNPDGDPFQVGAQVEHNVFGPGKIISRSGQGEKTKVVVFFKDRGRKTLMLRAAKLEVVG, from the coding sequence ATGCCCCAAGAGCCTGATTTTATTCACGATTTAAATAAACAACAGCAGCGTGCAGTGCGGCACGGTGAGGGTCCCCTACTTATTGTAGCCGGAGCCGGAAGTGGCAAAACACGCGTACTTACTTATCGCATTGCGTATCTTATCCAACAGCAAAAAGCAACACCCAATGAAATTTTAGCACTTACTTTCACCAATAAGGCAGCCACCGAAATGAAAGAACGCATTGGTGAACTTATTGGAGACCAAGCTCGTCGGCTGTGGATGGGTACCTTCCACTCAGTATTTTCCAAAATTCTACGATATGAGGCAGAAAAAATTGGGTTCAACTCCGATTATTCTATTTATGATACTGATGACTCTAAGAATGCAATTAAGCAAATTCTGCGGGAAAACAGCTATGATCCCAAAGAAATAAAGCCACGTATTTTGCAGCGGCGTATCAGCGATGCCAAAAATGAGCTTATCCATCCAGGTCAATACAACGAAAAGTTTGTCCATAGCACGCTTGATGAAATTACAGCTACCATCTATGATATTTATGTACAGCGGCTAAAGCACAACAATGCCATGGATTTTGATGACCTGCTCATCAAACCAATTGAACTCTTTAACAAGTATGATGAGGTGCTCGCCAAATATCAGGATCGGTTTAAATATATTCTTATTGACGAGTATCAGGATACAAATCATGCCCAATATACCGTCACCAATATGCTGGCCGAAAAGTACAAAAACTTGTGCGTAGTAGGTGATGATGCTCAAAGCATTTATTCATTTCGTGGAGCCGATATCCGCAATATCCTGGATTTTAAAAATGACTATGAAGATGCTGTAAAAATTCCACTGGAGCAAAATTATCGCTCCACAAAGGCAATATTGAAGGCAGCTGATTCTATTATTAAAAAGAATGACAGCCAGCTAGATAAAACCCTGTGGACGGATAACGACACAGGTGATATGATCACCGTACTTGATAATTACGATGAGCGAGATGAAGCAAACAGAGTGGCTGATTATATCCAGAAACTTAAGAGGCGCAAGGGGTATGATTTCGGAGATTTTGCCATTCTATATCGCACAAACTATCAGAGCCGCGTTTTTGAAGAAACTTTTCGACGCAAAGGAATTACCTATCAGCTGGTAGGCGGACTTTCATTTTATCAGCGCAAGGAGATTAAGGATGTCCTAGCCTACCTGACACTGCTGATCAATCCCCATGATGATACTAATTTGCGACGGATAATTAACGAACCCTCCCGAGGCATTGGCAATAAATCAATGCAAGGCTTGATGCTTCGGGCGCGCGAAACTGGCCAGTCACTGTGGGAGATTCTTAAAAATGTAGAAGAAGCGGATATCTATACTCCTGCGGAAAACAGTGTCAAAGATTTTGTGGCAATGATCAACGAACTTAAACGTGACCTTGCCAACGGTAAAAAGCTTATTGATGTAACCAAAAAACTGCTTGAAAAATCAGGATATATGAAATCGTTGGTCGAAGAAAATTCGCCCAAGTCTATGACCCGCCGCGAAAACATCCTGGAGCTCGAAAACGCTATCTCCTATTTTGAAAAAGATAACGCAAATGCCACGCTCAGTGCTTTCCTTCAGGAAATAAGTCTTATTACTGATACTGACAAATATGATGAAGACAAACCGGCAGTAACAATGATGACTGTCCATGCTGCCAAAGGACTTGAGTTCCCTGCGGTCTTTGTTGTAGGATTGGAGGAAGAGCTTTTTCCTGTAGGTAGCCGAGATAATGAAGAAGTTAATATTGAAGAAGAGCGACGGTTGTTCTATGTAGCTATAACCCGTGCCCAGCAGGATTTGTTTTTTAGTCATTGCCGAAGCCGCTATAAATATGGCGAAGAACAACGAAAAAAACGTTCTCGGTTTCTCGATGAGGTAAGCTCCGATGTCGTCCGTACAGAAACAGGAGCATCTATCAAACAAAATGACAACGCCTTTTCTTCGTCTAAGAATAGTAATCAGAATAACAACAGCGGCAACCACGTTGAATATGACCGGCAAAAACCTCAATACAACAAAAACAATAAATCCTCGGGCGGTACAAAGATTCACTATGACAATCCCGATGGAGATCCTTTTCAGGTAGGAGCTCAAGTAGAACATAATGTTTTTGGGCCCGGTAAAATTATCAGCCGAAGCGGCCAAGGCGAAAAGACAAAAGTAGTAGTGTTCTTCAAAGATCGCGGACGTAAAACATTAATGCTTCGTGCCGCTAAACTAGAAGTTGTCGGATAA
- a CDS encoding valine--tRNA ligase, with product MDTPTASQDIPKHFDPSSIEDKWYDFWEDNGFFHSEPDDRESYTVVIPPPNVTGVLHMGHMLNNTIQDVLVRRARMQDKNACWVPGTDHASIATEAKVVQKLRDEGITKADLTREEFLEHAWDWTDEHGGIILQQLRKLGASCDWERTRFTLEDDLYEAVIDCFIELYERGYIYRGKRMINWDPEAQTALSDEEVIHREETSKLYHVRYKIKDSDEWVTIATTRPETILADTAVCVHPDDERYQDLIGKTAIIPVVEREVPIIADDYVDMEYGTGCLKITPAHDENDYEIGKKHDLEIIDMLNPDGTLSEAAEHHIGKNRFEARELVIQDLEDADQLVEIEEMTNKVGYSERTDAIIEPRLSLQWFCKMDELSKPAHENVMNDNIQFHPSKFKNEYNHWMENIRDWCISRQLWWGQRIPAWYYGDDKDDYVIAKTQDEAIEKAREKYDNSDLTADDISQDEDVLDTWFSSWLWPITVFDPEFIKTGEANEELEYYYPTQDLVTAPEIMFFWVARMIISGYEFCDEKPFSNVYYTGIVRDSQRRKMSKSLGNSPDPIKLMEEYGTDGVRVGMLFSSPAGNDLLFEEELCEQGRNFANKIWNAFRFLSMNRTEDSELDQELDINDDNLVDRWMLSRLHETIDAINKDFENFRINEALHKIYSLIWDDFCDWYIELIKADEPGASIPEERLSRGFNFFEQLMKLLHPFMPFITEEIWQHIRNRNTDEAIIVAEWPEFDQSAVAESDLQLFDVIQRMISSVRNIRAEFKLSPNDDIDLMIKAKDEEMAEALRENEWIFHKLQSIANLEVQADLKKPDTSASAIVEGTEIFVPLEGLIDLDKERERIQKEIDRLKGFLKSIEGKLNNDGFINNAPEDVVQKERDKKEDTETNLKKLQTILNELD from the coding sequence TTGGATACCCCCACGGCTTCGCAAGACATTCCTAAACATTTTGATCCCAGTAGTATCGAAGACAAATGGTACGACTTCTGGGAGGATAACGGCTTTTTCCATTCCGAACCCGACGACCGCGAATCATATACCGTCGTCATCCCCCCGCCTAATGTGACAGGTGTACTGCACATGGGACACATGCTTAATAATACCATTCAGGATGTGCTAGTTCGCCGCGCCCGAATGCAGGATAAAAATGCCTGCTGGGTACCAGGAACCGATCATGCTTCTATTGCTACTGAAGCCAAAGTAGTGCAAAAACTGCGGGATGAAGGTATTACCAAAGCCGACCTGACCCGCGAAGAATTTTTAGAACACGCCTGGGACTGGACTGACGAGCACGGCGGTATTATCCTGCAGCAGTTGCGCAAACTCGGAGCCTCTTGTGACTGGGAGCGAACACGATTTACGCTGGAAGATGATTTATACGAAGCCGTTATCGACTGTTTTATAGAACTCTACGAACGCGGCTATATTTATCGTGGTAAGCGGATGATTAACTGGGATCCGGAAGCGCAAACCGCCCTCTCTGATGAAGAGGTTATTCACCGTGAGGAAACCTCCAAACTCTATCACGTCCGTTATAAGATTAAGGACAGTGACGAGTGGGTTACAATTGCGACAACACGTCCCGAAACAATTTTAGCAGATACCGCTGTATGCGTACATCCTGATGATGAACGCTACCAGGACCTAATCGGGAAAACAGCTATTATCCCCGTTGTGGAGCGCGAAGTACCCATTATTGCAGATGATTATGTGGATATGGAATACGGCACCGGTTGTCTAAAAATTACGCCAGCCCATGACGAAAATGACTACGAGATCGGGAAAAAGCATGATCTGGAAATTATTGATATGCTCAATCCCGACGGAACGCTCAGCGAAGCGGCCGAACATCACATTGGTAAAAACCGCTTTGAGGCTCGAGAGCTAGTTATACAAGATCTCGAGGATGCGGATCAGCTGGTAGAAATTGAAGAGATGACCAACAAGGTGGGCTATTCCGAGCGAACCGATGCTATCATTGAGCCGCGGCTGTCGCTGCAGTGGTTCTGCAAGATGGATGAGCTCTCGAAGCCGGCCCACGAAAACGTGATGAATGACAATATTCAGTTTCATCCATCCAAGTTTAAAAATGAATATAACCACTGGATGGAAAATATCCGCGACTGGTGTATTTCTCGACAGCTCTGGTGGGGGCAGCGTATTCCGGCCTGGTACTACGGCGATGACAAGGATGATTATGTGATCGCTAAAACACAAGATGAGGCTATTGAAAAGGCACGCGAAAAATACGACAATAGCGATTTAACTGCTGACGATATCAGCCAAGATGAAGACGTGCTAGATACATGGTTTTCATCATGGCTCTGGCCAATTACTGTTTTCGATCCTGAATTCATCAAAACGGGCGAAGCAAATGAAGAACTTGAATATTACTATCCTACGCAAGATCTGGTTACAGCTCCCGAAATTATGTTTTTCTGGGTCGCCCGGATGATCATCTCCGGATATGAATTCTGTGACGAAAAGCCATTCAGCAATGTTTATTATACGGGGATTGTCCGCGACAGTCAGCGCCGCAAAATGTCAAAATCGCTGGGCAATTCGCCCGATCCCATTAAACTGATGGAAGAATACGGGACTGATGGCGTCCGCGTGGGGATGTTGTTCTCCTCCCCTGCCGGTAATGATCTTCTTTTTGAGGAAGAACTTTGTGAACAGGGGCGAAATTTTGCCAATAAAATCTGGAATGCGTTTCGATTCCTCTCCATGAATCGTACAGAGGATTCAGAATTGGATCAGGAACTCGATATTAACGATGACAACTTAGTGGATCGCTGGATGCTCTCTCGTCTGCACGAGACCATCGATGCTATCAACAAAGATTTTGAAAATTTTCGTATCAACGAAGCACTACATAAAATTTACTCACTAATCTGGGATGATTTCTGCGACTGGTACATCGAGCTGATTAAAGCGGATGAACCGGGCGCCAGTATTCCCGAGGAGCGCTTATCTCGCGGATTCAATTTCTTTGAACAGCTGATGAAGCTGCTGCATCCATTTATGCCGTTTATCACCGAAGAAATTTGGCAGCACATCCGCAATCGCAATACCGATGAAGCAATCATTGTTGCCGAATGGCCGGAGTTCGACCAATCAGCGGTTGCAGAATCTGATCTACAGCTCTTTGATGTCATTCAGCGGATGATCTCATCAGTCAGAAATATTCGGGCCGAATTTAAATTAAGCCCCAATGATGATATTGATCTGATGATTAAGGCCAAGGATGAAGAAATGGCTGAGGCTCTTCGCGAAAATGAATGGATTTTCCATAAGCTGCAGTCCATTGCCAATCTTGAAGTTCAGGCAGATCTGAAAAAGCCGGATACATCCGCTTCTGCTATTGTTGAAGGAACGGAAATTTTTGTGCCCCTTGAAGGACTCATTGATCTCGACAAGGAACGGGAACGCATCCAGAAAGAAATTGATCGCCTTAAAGGATTCTTAAAATCTATTGAAGGCAAGTTAAATAATGACGGCTTCATTAATAATGCGCCTGAGGATGTGGTTCAGAAAGAGCGAGATAAAAAAGAAGACACCGAAACGAATCTCAAAAAACTGCAAACAATTTTAAACGAGCTGGATTAA